In Gossypium arboreum isolate Shixiya-1 chromosome 3, ASM2569848v2, whole genome shotgun sequence, the sequence GTTAATAATGTGTGGTAGTGATTTGCTtttatcataaatatatataatgtgagttattttataaaatttaataaaaatagtgtattaaataaaaaatcaaaataataattcaataattGTTTGGACCACAAGAGAGGAAAACAACAAACGTAAATTTGATAATCTTCCATGAAGATCACGATAGCCATATTGGTCCAGGCATGGGTGCATGTATGGGATTTGATTGTGAAAGTGACAAGAGATTGGGGACTTATCTCTAAATCATGGCCTCAATATTTATCTATGGATGGGCTGAATTTGTATCTGCATCTGCATGTAATATGTGCATTTTTTTCCCGGGAATCCACATCATAATTGAAGCAAAATTTTACTCAATTCGAAAATTTTTTTAGTAGATGGAATTGAGTTAtttggttttaaataaattttaataaataatttaattgttcgagtttaaatcaagttaaaattttaatttatttaataaaaattgattattAAATTGGTTTAAAAATCCCTTCAATTCTTTATTAATTTAGTAAACGAACAAGTCGTcccttaaaaaaatagaaaaactttaaaaattcaaaaaaaatataatatacacAATTTTCTAAAAAATCTACAAAATGTTCAGAATGATAAATTCGAGTCCTTAAACAAGTAAATTACTAATGCCTTGTTTAGTAGTGCTTAAAAAAATACTTCTGACtctaaaagtatttttaaaataaaagttgtgCTAAACAAACTGCTTTTAGCTGAAATTTTTGACTTTTTAAAAGTgttcagaaaaagaaaagataaaatttttaggttttCCTCTCCAAAAGtacttttagtgcttaattattttttcatCCCACCAATAACATAatactttctcttttttttcttggaAACATGAAAGAGAGGTTCATGGGGACACCCGAGAACGAATCGAAGAGGCGACTTTCATTCCCGTTAACGCAAGGGATGGTCGGATCGTTCAAATGGAGTAAAGGGTCGTCATTGTTTTCGGGCAAGGATTCAAGGTCACAAAGGGGGTTAGATAAGCATCAAACATTGCAATCGTTGGGGAATTTGAGTGTGGATTCTACTGTTTCTATGCCTGCTAAGATGGGAAGAAAGCCATTTAATAGATTAATTTGTGTGATTTGTTGTTCAATTTgggtatttttttaaaattgagtgaATGATGATATGttgaatttataaaattttctcatgtaaaataaaaaagaacAGAAACTAAAGGAAAATGGTGCTTTGAATGTTGAAGACTTCGGGGGTATGAGAgatattatagtaaattttctttattttttattataattttgatttctttttgtgTTAGTAGTAATATTTAGGGTAAATTGAATCGATGGTAATTTAGATATTAGcgtgtttttgttttgattacttaactttgaaaattttccactTCGTTACCAATATTATCAACATTGGAATTTTTGGTCACTCTTTCATTAAATCATTAATGGAATACTGATGGGTCTTTTTTTAATGGCACAATAgcaaatttaatcattaaatgtttatgtattctgttaatttgatcttaattttaaaaaaaaattcaataatttaaCCCTTTACTTGTATACATTATGTCAAATTCATCCACTTGTAGAGCCACAGAAAGGAGAACACCTTCCACCCGATAGTTACTATAGTCTTCGCCTAAGCTCAATTGTGCAAGGCCACCTGCTACTAAATCACCATATCACAATATATGAGAAATTTTGCAGCTTTAATAGAAGCCTTCAAAGTGTCATCCGTTGAGGAACAACAGATTCTTTCAATAACGATATTGGATTTGAGATGTCTATACTCAATTTTGTTTTTAGAATTTGTCTCCTACTTTTAGATTGAGCCTCTTCAAGTTCATGAAGTGGGAGTGTTTGCACCCATAGTAAAATCACAATTTGCATTTGACAAGATCTCCCTGCTATAATCTATATAGGAGTTGAACGGGAACTGGGGTACCATTTGATCTAGCATTCAATTCCTATATATATTAATACATGGGTTCAAATCTCACTAAATACAAATTAcaaatatatatgtacatttgtaTTCAGATAAACATGTATATGCAAGGCGAAttcaacaataaaattaaaaaatttggggctaaagataaaaaaaattgtattaaaatatttatagtttaatacactaacataaaatttacaatttgatGCCATTTGTTAAGATCATGATTTGGAGATTGCAACATTCAGGGTCGTTCATATTCATAAAATGTGCTAATTGATGGACCCATATGGGTGCAACTTTTAATGTCTAGTTGTCGCATTCATCTACCAATATGGATATGACTTTAATAATATCTTGTTTGCCAGAATATGGAGATGACAACAATGTCTACTTGACAAATGTGGATATTCTGTTCTTTCCCTTTTATCATTTAATATTATTGTAATACATTTCGTTtatttttttaatctaaaatagtcgatgtagcgacgtaaaaaattttgcttaacttggtcgctaattgtgtcgatttattgaaaaaagtttaaaatttgacgtttgatttttgaaataaacagggagtcgccaccgatcctttttcctaggtgtgatcggacacctattagatctcttattaaaacaaataaaaggctgagttttggtctacgttaaaatccagagaaaaattagggttcgggagtcggttacgcgcgaggaaggtattagcaccctcgcgacgcccaaaattggtatcttataaacatgtgttgtcttgattttcaaaaatacgagttcaatataagatttaatcgtgatccgttTGAAAAGACAAGAATTTTCaatctttttgatttttttttagaaggatataccgttttaacacgagccgattgATGTttacccaacatagcgatgaaattgaCGACTTGGTGTTAAACCGATATGTTGCCTTATGCATTGAAATTAATCGGAAAACAGGAATAAGATTTTCGAAATAATGCAaagcaaattgatatgaaatagaaataaataaaagtgccaggtatatattaaaacaaataataaatatgatactaatattaaaaacaataatcatgcatgcgatattaaacgtaaataatgataatattaaacatgaaataaaaacaacgaatatatatacataataataatattaaaagtgtGTACATAGAATATATATAGTAATAGAGTcataaatatactatatatatagtAATAGAGTCATAAATATACTATACATAGtatttgacatatatatatatagaataggAAAAAGACTAACTAATATAGTAAAAagcatatacatatatgatattaaaatgtatataaaagaaaatatgcgtgtaaatatatgtacataagaccgtataaaagtatataattatgatactaaagtatatatatatacatattagaatatttattaaaactaaaactaatactaataatagcaaaactaataaaataatatagtaCAAAAATATGTAACTAAAAACACTATAATATGAGTACgtacatataatataatattaaaatatacataatatatacatataaaaacaTGTAttaagattaataataataaagatgatATAAAGATATGtacatgaaataataaaaaacatataactaataaaaaataaataagggAAATATACGATATAAAACATAtgcgatatatatatacattagaagtgataaataaaaatatttatgcgaTAAAAATACGTACgtatatataaataacattagAAATACtccatatataatatttaaaatatacatacataatacaaaaacataatagcgtagtattaaaatataaacacaatatatacattttgaaactaataataataaaaactattGATAATACTtcacaaatacatacatattaaaaatatacataataatatatataaatataatattaaaagtacgtaacatataaatatatatatatatatatatatatatacatagtacAATACATAATATGGGCACATtagaagtaataataataataataataataataataataataataataataataataataataataataataataataataataaattaaagtagaGTAacaaaaaaaggtaaaaaaaaggatgaaattgaattaaaaattaaattttggggccaatttgaaataaaaactaaagaaaaggACGAAATTATAACATGCGCGTAACTTGGAGGGTTCAAAAGCGCAATAAATCTGCGCCTCTAAAACGTACCGTTTTGAACTGGACTGAATTGAAAACCGTGCAAAATTTCAGGGCCAAATTAGAAGTAACGCAAGACTTAATTGCAAAACGTTTAAAAAGCAGAGGGGTTAAACGCGCAAATAACCCCTCCCTTAAAAAACTCGCGGATCCTGTTCGGAGCGGGTCGGGTCAACCTGACCGGGgtccaaaacggtgccgtttttgGCTTAATTTGGGCACCAAAACGGTGCCATTTTGGTAGGCTATAAATAGCCTAAAATCCTGAAAAAAAATCACTTTAAgaggggaaaggaaaaaaaaaaggagaggggGAGCATGGGGCGATTTCCGGTGGGGGAAGCCGGCCACCGTTCGGTCACCGAAGGCTCGCCGGCGCCGGCGCCGAccaccgtgcacggtggccgGAGAAGGTAAAAAGTTgcctctttttctttatttttactttttatttagtttttatatgttttaatatatatacaagtaAAAAAAAGGCTTAAAATCGaacttaaaatagaaaaaaaaaaaaaatcaccttagggTTTTTTAAGCTTTTAATCCTTCGATCTTGGTGTTTTTGTTTGCCTGGATGCTATTTCTATATTTAAACGCTGATTGAATCACTATGTTGACTCTGAAATTGAATGTTTTACTtcttatttttgtgttttttcttACTGCcgaatgaaaggaaaaaaaagaaccCTTTTTACATTTTGtttcatggcttttatagcctgttTTCACTGTCTATTTTTTCTAAATTTGCTGTTTGCGTGCTTCCTTTCATCTTGCAGGGGATGGGCACGGTGGAGCAGGTGGCCAGTGCTGGTGTCAGAAGGCAGGTGGGGGTAGGTTCGGCACAAGTGGGAATAGGGGTTAGGGTTGTTGGGTGTTTTTCTGATTTGGGTCTTGGGTTGTTTTGGGCTTAGGGTTAGGTATTGGGCTGGTAATATTGGGTTAGTGGGTTAGTGGGTATTAGTTTGTTTGTAATGGGTAGTAATTTGTTGGGTTTGGGTTGGCAAAATTGGCATGTACAGTCGAGTGATAAGAagatttaatttaaaaactcaaaTTTTAAGTTGATTGAGTTTTAATTCGGTTGACATCGATATTGTTGTCAGTGTAAGAGGACTTAAGTTCGAGTGTATTGAAACGTctttatcctcttatttaagagTTAGGTAAAagactataaataattttaagtattatatatataaaaccaaaAACTCAAATCTCAAACAAACTTACATAAATACTTGACATAATAATgccaatttattttattattaaattttttccATAATAAAGAGTACATGACATAGTTACTAATAAGAAAACAGAGAGTGCTTCGACAAAAGGAAACACAAATTTATTCAGCTTaattgaacaagtcttcaagctCCTCGCTTGTTATTTTCATGGCCTTACTAGGAATAGCGTTCAAGAGGTGAGTGGTTCTTCTTTGGTATCATATTGGACGTTGTAGTAATTAGAACCGACGTAAGTGTTTCCTACGATATCAGTTTTGACGACGGTCCCATTGAAAAGAGTGTCTTTTTGAGTGAACATGAAGTTAACATCACACTTGCCTCTGGTCATCAATAGATACACTGTCACCTTAGTCATCGGGGGCACATGAACTTGATGGTTAACTTCCATGACGGTCGTCGTTGTCTTGGTCTCTCCCCATTGAATCCCGGTTTCAACATTAGTAGATACCTCAACACTCCCTTCCGCGATCAGCGGGATGCCGAATTCGAAACTAGCTTTAGCTTCAAGACCTAGTGAAAAATGAGAATTCCAAGTACTAGTGGTGGTGTCTGTATAGGTAAGTTTCACGTCCATTGTGTTGGATTGTTTAGTATGGTTGCTAGCTGAATTTTTGGCCACAATTTGGACCTTTTCATCATACACCCTAGCGTTCTCGGTATCGTATCGGAGATTTTCGATCTTTCTCGACAACACAGGCTCCACCACATTTAGGTAAGCCTCTTTGGTAACAGAAGGGATGCGTGCACTGAGACAGCTCGTCCTCCCTTCACTTGTGAAACGCTTACAGAACATGTTGTTGCCTAAACTGAGAAGAGCTATTGTCTTACCATCAACTTTAAAGGGATGAAACAACGTGTCCTTATCGTTACCTTTAGTATCATCAGAATCAACCCAAATCCAATCCGGTTTACGCTTCCAATATTTATCGGAACAAACCGGTTTGATCCTAATGTCGCCATTGGGAGTATAGAAAACCTCCATTGCCACAGCCGCCTCACCAATATCCTCTCCTAAAAACTGTAAATACGGGTGACCATCGATCTCGGCAAGGCGCAAGAACATGTCATTGTTTCCTTTGAACGCAATGTACCGAGGTAGAATCACCAACGTGTCCCAATCGATAACTTTGAATACATCGTTGCCATTAGCATCGATCTTCGTGCTGGTCGCCAACACCCCGGCAGTAATATCCGAGGAATAGGTTTGGCGTAGGCGTAAATAGCAGCCTGATTGAACATGCATGAACCGGTAAGTTTTATTCACCGAGTCTTCTTCCAGTGGCTGGAACAAGGTGCACCATTCTCTGGACTGGTCCTCTTCTTTCTTCTCGGCTGTTGCAGTGATCCAATACCGCTCATCTGCTTTACCAGAGATGGAACCCTCTTCAGTTCGTTCTAAGTATTTCATGTTAATACAGTTCCTTATGTGAACCAGTCCACCTTTAGCTGACTCCACTTCGAATTTTGCATTTGGGCCCGTAACCATTGATTCTGAGAATTCGGCATAGCCTTCATAGGGATCGTCTTGTTTGAAGGCAAGGCACGCGTTGGCATTGATGGATTTGATCACGATGAACCTTGGCAATGACATTTTCTTACGTGTTTTTAAGGCTATGCTTTTGGTTTATTAAAATCTCATGAGCTTAGCCTATTTATACACAAGAACTTACTCTTCTAAGCTGTTTTTCTTGAAATTTGTGCCAGAAAATTAGAGccattagaaaaaaaaatctttttgctttttaaatattttaagggtaaattatcttaatgtcattaaattattagtaagtttattttTTGGTTACTcaactttaaaagttaaaaataattattgaactatttaaaagtttttatttaatcaCTGGTctattagggttttttttttcaaaaaaattcagtTAGCGAGTTTCTAGCAACGATTTGACGATTAATACAATGGATTTGACGATTAATACAACAGATTAGTGTCCATCGACGAGTAGAAgaatatattcatattctagtgTTCTAATGATCAGTCTAGGAGATTAAAGGAAAAAGCTGTTTGAATTTTGGTTCGTAATTTGTAACATTCAACGTCGTTTCATGACAAAAAAACTATAAAAGAGAAGGGGAAGAAGAAATTTTGATTGATACATGCAATGTGAATAAAGAAGGCCACGCAACAATGATTTTAATAGTCAAGTGacttaaattaaaacttttaaataactcaatgaccattttataatgttttaaaattaagtgaccaaaatataaaattattaacaaTTTTGTAACATTAATTTCCCACACTTTAATTGCCTATACGGATGGAAAGTTGGATAAACTCACTGAAAGTATATAATGGTGCCAATGAACCCAACATTTACCCTATACCTAGGCTGGGTTTAGACAGACGGTGTATTTATTTGCTGTTATTGTAAAAATAGCGATAGCGGTGAGATTATATATTATAGTAATCTTGTAatgtgagacaaaaagtaagttaAACGCACCGCATCGCATTGTACCGTCCATCCAAACTCATACTTACATTACTTGTTAATAATGTGTGGTAGTGATTTGCTtttatcataaatatatataatgtgtgttattttataaaatataataaaaatagtgtattaaataaaaaatcaaaataataatttgataattGTTCGGACCACAAGAGAGGAAAACAACAAACGTAAATTTGATAATCTTCCATGAAGATCACGATAGCCATATTGGTCTAGGCATGGGTGCATGTATGGGATTTGATTGTGAAAGTGACAAGAGATTGGGGACTTATCTATGGATGGGCTGAATTTGTATCTGCATCTGCATGTAATATGTGCATTTTTTTCCCGAGAATCCACAACATAATTGAAGCAAAATTTTACTCCATTCGAGAATTTTTTTGAGCGGATGGAATTGAGTtatttggtttttaaataaatttgaataagtaatttaattgttctagtttaaattgagttaaatttttaatttatataataaaaaattaattattaaattggtGTAAaacctcttcaaatcttttgttaatTTCAAAACGAGCAAGTCTgccttaaaaaaatagaaaaacttcaaaaattcaaaaaaataatatGTACAATTTTCTAAAAATCTATCAAATATTCATAATGATAAATTCGAGTCCTTAAACAAGTAAATTACTAAATCAAGTTTGTCATACTAAAGCCTATTATTTGTTTTTGAaagaaatttttaaatatatatttttcaaatttatgctTAATTTGGCCATATTGTCAACAatgttttaatttgatttttttaaattttaaaaataattcaactcgaacaaatatatttgaACTCAACTCAACTTAAATTTTATTTCACCCAActctatttaaaaaatttaattttaaataataaaataacactcACCTActcaattaattcaaaatttttaactcgATTTCACTCAATTCCACATATATAAAAATGAATACATTCATTACAAAGGCTGTCACAAATTAATAAAAATGTACCAACAATTAATCAAATTATCTTAAAATCGACAGGAGGAAATAAATGGAGAGTTTTAGTGTTATTTATAATATAAAGTATCGATATAATGTTTCTGTATAAAGGTAAAAGTATCATAAAAGTTCTTATATT encodes:
- the LOC108475098 gene encoding uncharacterized protein LOC108475098, with the translated sequence MSLPRFIVIKSINANACLAFKQDDPYEGYAEFSESMVTGPNAKFEVESAKGGLVHIRNCINMKYLERTEEGSISGKADERYWITATAEKKEEDQSREWCTLFQPLEEDSVNKTYRFMHVQSGCYLRLRQTYSSDITAGVLATSTKIDANGNDVFKVIDWDTLVILPRYIAFKGNNDMFLRLAEIDGHPYLQFLGEDIGEAAVAMEVFYTPNGDIRIKPVCSDKYWKRKPDWIWVDSDDTKGNDKDTLFHPFKVDGKTIALLSLGNNMFCKRFTSEGRTSCLSARIPSVTKEAYLNVVEPVLSRKIENLRYDTENARVYDEKVQIVAKNSASNHTKQSNTMDVKLTYTDTTTSTWNSHFSLGLEAKASFEFGIPLIAEGSVEVSTNVETGIQWGETKTTTTVMEVNHQVHVPPMTKVTVYLLMTRGKCDVNFMFTQKDTLFNGTVVKTDIVGNTYVGSNYYNVQYDTKEEPLTS